A DNA window from Ostrea edulis chromosome 5, xbOstEdul1.1, whole genome shotgun sequence contains the following coding sequences:
- the LOC125650739 gene encoding arginase, hepatic-like isoform X3, producing the protein MCIFEYSTFLRKKMPHYSDKKVGVVGCPVHHGQAKPGTENGPNALREGGLIKKLMGLGLDVHDYGDVGTPSHEDDHHFDLPVKNPKHVATASENIAADVYDVIKSGRVCLALGGDHSMAIGSIYGHSLAEPDHVVVWVDAHADINTPLTSSSGNMHGMPLSFLVKELQPYITKLPGFEFITPCLSAKNIAYIGLRDVDPGERFIIEKLGIHSFSMSEVDRHGIKDVVEKALHYLDPEGVKPIHLSFDIDALDPSLAPSTGTPVPGGLSIREGNYICEELAATGRLSCVDLAEVNPSLGNDRENQITVNSALQIMTHCFGGRRQGVYPKNYEIPIPIPANIVASPPS; encoded by the exons GCCAAACCCGGAACAGAGAATGGTCCTAACGCTCTCCGAGAGGGAGGACTGATTAAGAAACTGATGGGGTTGGGACTGGACGTGCACGACTACGGGGACGTAGGAACCCCCAGTCACGAGGATGACCACCACTTTGATCTTCCGGTCAAGAATCCCAAACATGTCGCCACAGCCTCGGAAAAT ATTGCTGCTGATGTGTATGACGTAATCAAATCTGGAAGAGTCTGCCTCGCTTTGGGTGGTGACCACAGCATGGCCATCGGCTCCATTTACGGACATTCACTGGCGGAGCCAGACCACGTGGTGGTATGGGTTGATGCTCACGCAGACATAAATACCCCATTGACGTCATCTTCCGGAAACATGCATGGAATGCCCTTGTCGTTCTTAGTGAAAGAATTGCAACCTTACATTACTAAGCTCCCTGGATTCGAATTCATCACTCCATG CTTGTCTGCAAAGAATATCGCCTACATTGGACTTCGTGACGTGGACCCCGGAGAAAG ATTTATCATCGAGAAGCTTGGAATCCACTCGTTCTCAATGTCAGAAGTGGACAGACACGGAATCAAAGATGTAGTGGAGAAGGCTCTTCATTATCTGGACCCAGA GGGAGTTAAGCCCATTCATCTGAGTTTTGACATCGACGCATTGGATCCCTCCTTGGCCCCCAGTACCGGAACTCCCGTCCCAGGGGGCCTCTCCATCCGAGAAGGAAACTACATCTGTGAAGAGCTCGCCGCCACTG GTCGATTATCATGCGTGGATTTGGCGGAAGTTAACCCAAGTCTTGGAAATGATCGTGAAAACCAGATCACAGTCAATTCTGCGCTTCAAATCATGACGCATTGCTTTGGTGGTCGTCGCCAAGGTGTTTACCCGAAAAATTACGAAATTCCTATCCCGATCCCTGCAAATATCGTGGCCTCACCTCCTTCATAA
- the LOC125650739 gene encoding arginase, hepatic-like isoform X4: MPHYSDKKVGVVGCPVHHGQAKPGTENGPNALREGGLIKKLMGLGLDVHDYGDVGTPSHEDDHHFDLPVKNPKHVATASENIAADVYDVIKSGRVCLALGGDHSMAIGSIYGHSLAEPDHVVVWVDAHADINTPLTSSSGNMHGMPLSFLVKELQPYITKLPGFEFITPCLSAKNIAYIGLRDVDPGERFIIEKLGIHSFSMSEVDRHGIKDVVEKALHYLDPEGVKPIHLSFDIDALDPSLAPSTGTPVPGGLSIREGNYICEELAATGRLSCVDLAEVNPSLGNDRENQITVNSALQIMTHCFGGRRQGVYPKNYEIPIPIPANIVASPPS; this comes from the exons GCCAAACCCGGAACAGAGAATGGTCCTAACGCTCTCCGAGAGGGAGGACTGATTAAGAAACTGATGGGGTTGGGACTGGACGTGCACGACTACGGGGACGTAGGAACCCCCAGTCACGAGGATGACCACCACTTTGATCTTCCGGTCAAGAATCCCAAACATGTCGCCACAGCCTCGGAAAAT ATTGCTGCTGATGTGTATGACGTAATCAAATCTGGAAGAGTCTGCCTCGCTTTGGGTGGTGACCACAGCATGGCCATCGGCTCCATTTACGGACATTCACTGGCGGAGCCAGACCACGTGGTGGTATGGGTTGATGCTCACGCAGACATAAATACCCCATTGACGTCATCTTCCGGAAACATGCATGGAATGCCCTTGTCGTTCTTAGTGAAAGAATTGCAACCTTACATTACTAAGCTCCCTGGATTCGAATTCATCACTCCATG CTTGTCTGCAAAGAATATCGCCTACATTGGACTTCGTGACGTGGACCCCGGAGAAAG ATTTATCATCGAGAAGCTTGGAATCCACTCGTTCTCAATGTCAGAAGTGGACAGACACGGAATCAAAGATGTAGTGGAGAAGGCTCTTCATTATCTGGACCCAGA GGGAGTTAAGCCCATTCATCTGAGTTTTGACATCGACGCATTGGATCCCTCCTTGGCCCCCAGTACCGGAACTCCCGTCCCAGGGGGCCTCTCCATCCGAGAAGGAAACTACATCTGTGAAGAGCTCGCCGCCACTG GTCGATTATCATGCGTGGATTTGGCGGAAGTTAACCCAAGTCTTGGAAATGATCGTGAAAACCAGATCACAGTCAATTCTGCGCTTCAAATCATGACGCATTGCTTTGGTGGTCGTCGCCAAGGTGTTTACCCGAAAAATTACGAAATTCCTATCCCGATCCCTGCAAATATCGTGGCCTCACCTCCTTCATAA
- the LOC130055083 gene encoding uncharacterized protein DDB_G0271670-like has protein sequence SSSSSSSSSSSNSSSSGSGSGSGGSSSGSSSSSSSSSSSSSSSSSSASSSSNSSSSSSSSGSSSSSSNSSSSSSSSSSSSSSSSSSSSSSSSSSSSSSSSGSSSGSGSSSRSSSSSSSSSSSSSGSGSSSSSSSSSSSSGSSCSSSSSSSSSSSSSSGSSSGSSSSSSSSSGSGSSSSSSSSSSSSGSSSSSSSSSGSGSSSSSSSSSSCSSSSSSSSSS, from the exons agtagtagtagcagtagtagtagtagtagtagtaatagtagtagtagtggtagtggTAGTGGTagtggtggtagtagtagtggtagtagtagtagtagtagtagtagtagtagtagtagtagtagtagtagtagtagtgctagtagtagtagtaatagtagtagtagtagtagtagtagtggtagtagtagtagtagtagtaatagtagtagtagtagtagtagtagtagtagtagtagtagtagtagtagta gtagtagtagtagtagtagtagtagtagtagtagtagtagtagtagtggtagtagtagtggtagtggtagtagtagtaggagtagtagtagtagtagtagtagtagtagtagtagtagtggtagtggtagtagtagtagtagtagtagtagtagtagtagtagtggtagtagttgtagtagtagtagtagtagtagtagtagtagtagtagtagtagtggtagtagtagtggtagtagtagtagtagtagtagtagtagtggtagtggtagtagtagtagtagtagtagtagtagtagtagtagtggtagtagtagtagtagtagtagtagtagtggtagtggtagtagtagtagtagtagtagtagcagtagttgtagtagtagtagtagtagtagtagtagtagt